GAAAACCAATAGGGGAGACACTAATGGGGAGGGGTGCAGAGATTCTCTGCACCCTGTCCTGGTAGTGCCGAACATGCCACGTATGATAAGATTCAACATCACGGGAGCATTCACCTACTCCCGTGGCATAGGAGTGAGCTCTCGAAGCAAGGGAGCTCACACTTCGGCACTATCGGTGTCGAACAATATGGTGTCGGACAAGTATGTTCAGCATATGTTCGACAGTATGATTGCCGAACATGCCTTTTTGacatataaaatttgaaaatattttcgatCTGTGCATGAtttgataaatatattaaaaaatatgcatgattttaagaaaaaaaagctCGATTTGTGAGGCAGTGAAGCAAATTTGGATTCGACTTGGTTTATCATGGGTGATGGCCGCGGATGAGTCTTCACCCAAGAATTGGTGGTCTAGTTTGATGGACCGTGGTGCTATGGACGAATTAGTGACGGTGGTTTGTACATGTTATCACATTTGGCAAGGACGTAATGGATTTTCTTTGAAAGCCAGAACTTCTCCTCTAGTGGGGTGATTATATTGGCAAGGATAATGCTGAAAGAATATAAGCAGGTCTTTATGGCTCAAGCATTCGAGTATCCGACCCATGAAATCATGTCGACCTCCAGATGATGGTTTGATCAAGATGAATACTAATGCGAGTATATATCAAGGGCTGGTTTTAGCGTCTGCAACTAAAATGGAGCTCGGTCTCTAGGACCCGATTTTGGCTGAGACACGTGCTATATCCTATGGTCTTCAGCTGGCTGTCGAGTTGTGCTTCCATGAGGTGTTTGTTGAATCTAGTTGCAAATGGATAGTGGATCTGCCAAGTGCAAATTGTCTTCTCCCGAACGAATTGAGTCTGTTGGTTCCAGACTGTCTTACGTAGGCGGTACGTTCATATAAGTGATAATTTACACATCGTGAAGGAAATAAAGTGGGTCAATGCCCCTGCGAAAATTGGTTTGTTACATGCAGAAATCTTAGTCTAGATAGAAGAGATGCCTTCATCCATATCTTCTCTCATAATAAACGATATGATGATGAAGTAGTAACGAGTTCTCGTATTttgctaaaaaatatatatataattaaaattatatgaattaaataaaataaataatttaaaacaattaataatcttttaaaaaaattaaataatattgaatGGTTTCGAAATAGAAACCAACTAATTAATTACcattacaattaaaattaagccATCTGCATTCACTTTCTAAATTAACATCGATAAACAAGTCTAATTTTCTACTCCGTTATCTAGTGCCACACAACAACCTTCGAGCAACACAAGTAGATGCCAAAAACTCAACCCAACAGAAAAGACCCCGAGTCTAACCGCCTCGTTCCATCAAATCAAGAACTAAGGGTTGAACTATTTTTTGGTCAGAGAACTAAAGGATAAAGTAGATCTTATAGTCAATGCCAAGTAATTGCGGACAACCAGAGACATTAACAGCCGAAAAAAGAGCTAGACCATGGCCAAGAGAAATTAACAAGTTTGCAGGAGGAAGATGGTGGTAGAGCTCATTGGCATATCCCACACAGCCAATGCCTTACGAGTAGGTCATCTGAGGCTCAAAATCATAGACGCGACAACCACATTCCCTCCGCACCGAACCCAGCAATCGAGCACCAAATTGTTGCATGAGCTCCCACAAATTTAATATAAACCAAGCGAAGCCACCAAGGCGACTATACAGTTCAAACGAAAAGAATCCTCTCTAAGCTTAGACTTGTACTACCTAACACAAATTATATAGACCCTCACCTCGCGATGCCATAAATTGCACCAACGGTAGGAAAAGGCAAATCCATGACCAGGCACAGATGAAAAACGCTAATACCCTAGCTTAAAAACGAAAGGGAGATGACAaattatctctctctctctctctcaagttCTATAGAAAATGCAAGTAACGACTCAGAGTTTTAACCCGTTTAATTCAATTCTCGAAAATTTTCACTTACCAGTTGCTATTAATGTCAGGCTTTGAAAGTCTTCCTAATCTAGCTACATTAAAagtatggaaaaaaaaattacacaaACCGAAACATCAATTATTTTCTACTACCAAATACACTTTCCATAAAAAGAATCATCAGAAGATATCTTACACACGCTTCTCCATGAAcaacaaaaatattaaaaacctgGAATACACGAGAAAACGAAAATGTAAAATAGTTTGAAACATCCAAAGGTGCTAAGAAGTGTATAGTCTTGCTGGCAGATGTAACTTCTCCACACCAAGAAGTgcagaaatataaaataaataataaaaaagtctaCTTAAGGACAAATCTTTATAGGTGGCGGCCACATCTCATGTAAAATGTTTCCTGAAACAGGCCGAGTTCTCAAACCCACATTAAACGCACTGCTAAACTACAATTATCAGTAGTCAACAATGGACAAGCAACACAGACACCGAGTAAAGAACATTTACTTGGGGCCAATGTCCTTAAGAGCACAGATCTGCTCCTCTCCCATGGAAGACATCACAGTCACAACCAAATCTTTCCCCTCGGAAAATCCATCCTTGATCTGCAAGATACAAAGAAATTCACATTACTGATTAGATATCACATGAATATAGGCTTGGAGAGAAATCGTAGAACAATCATTCTGCCATAGTTCATCCCTAGTAGTAAGGACAACACTTGGGTGTAAATTTAGCACATAGCATGGGTTGTTCTTGGTCAGATTAGCAGCAAGAGGCCGTGAGATATCCCATTTTGAGACGTATCAATTCCATAGACGGGAGAGTTTGAAAGACAATATCCCAGCGATGCAATTCAAAACACTAGTCTTATCCCCTCAAATTAGATGGTTCAATAGAAAGATGATAATTAGGGCATGGCAAATTAATGACTATCCTATGAATTGTCAACTAAACCTTTATGATTCTGCCATCGTCTTTCAGCTAAGTCTGCATGCTGAATAACGAAGGGCATAAGCATATTCATTATCTTATACCTCTTGATTTATCTAATCTTTCACTTCCACCTCCGTCCCACCCCTTCTCTAGCTTGTCCTATTTAGCATCACGAAATgcctttttccctttttttttttttggttttgggGTGGGTGGGGTTTGGGGAAGGGGTGGAGGGTTGGCTATCAATCCGACAGTAAGGTGGGATTCTTCACTTACCTGAGTCAGCAGACTTTCATCGGTTGGAAGCCTCAGGTCGTCCTTGGTGTTACCATTCTCAGTCAGCAGACTCACCTGAAATTTAGCAGTGTATTGATTTTAAGTTCAACCAACTTAGAAGTGGGAGAAATCACAAACAAGAGAAGAAATAAGAACATACAAATCCATCCTCAGATATATCAATCAGCTGGTAATCAGTACGGGTAACATGGGGAACCTGTATCAAATTAAAGTAATGCCATGAAAAATACATTTCATAGTAAGTACTTAAAGTTCAGAAATCACTCAAAAACACCAAGATAAAAGGTCATAGTTCATACATCACAGTTGTGAGAAGAAGGGACAATATCTTCAAGCTTCTTGG
The sequence above is a segment of the Manihot esculenta cultivar AM560-2 chromosome 5, M.esculenta_v8, whole genome shotgun sequence genome. Coding sequences within it:
- the LOC110615745 gene encoding eukaryotic translation initiation factor 5A-like — encoded protein: MSDEEHHFESKADAGASKTYPQQAGTIRKNGYIVIKNRPCKVVEVSTSKTGKHGHAKCHFVGIDIFNAKKLEDIVPSSHNCDVPHVTRTDYQLIDISEDGFVSLLTENGNTKDDLRLPTDESLLTQIKDGFSEGKDLVVTVMSSMGEEQICALKDIGPK